The following coding sequences are from one Ferrimicrobium sp. window:
- the rplT gene encoding 50S ribosomal protein L20 — protein sequence MARVKRSINSKKHRRKILELASGYYGNKSRSYRAAHEQVMHSLQYAYRDRRARKGEFRRLWIQRINAAARINGTSYSRLMFQMKEAGVEVDRKILADLAVTDPGAFARLVSSVSGR from the coding sequence ATGGCACGGGTTAAACGATCCATCAATTCAAAGAAGCATCGCCGTAAGATACTCGAGCTAGCGAGTGGTTATTACGGCAACAAGAGTCGGAGCTATCGCGCCGCTCACGAGCAGGTCATGCACTCGTTGCAGTACGCCTACCGTGACCGTCGCGCACGCAAGGGTGAGTTTCGTCGTCTCTGGATTCAGCGTATCAACGCTGCTGCACGGATCAACGGCACGAGTTATTCGCGCCTGATGTTCCAGATGAAAGAGGCGGGGGTTGAGGTCGATCGAAAGATCTTGGCCGACCTCGCGGTCACTGATCCAGGTGCCTTTGCCCGTTTGGTGAGTTCAGTCTCTGGTCGCTAA
- the pheS gene encoding phenylalanine--tRNA ligase subunit alpha → MAEIDVTLAELTDFCDESVAKLRTAMTNAELIAAKEAIHAHTTPLASIQRAMRNIAPEDRPRIGAALHEARSQLEEAIEANERRVGALELTARLRAEHDDIAAYLHPGRLHGTGALHLLTQTRMMLEDLFIGMGFVVAEGPEVETEWHNFEALNIPKFHPARANQDSFYLNYGEADSTLLRTHTSPVQIRLMQTSQLPIYAIVPGRVYRRDTPDARHTPAFHQLEALVVDRGITFANLKATIEHFTSAYFGPDIQARLRPAYFPFTEPSAEFEITCTLCKGVGCRTCSGTGWIELGGSGMVHPNVFAHVGIDPEVYSGFAFGFGIDRLVQMKVALGDMRILPENDLRVLAQMRGVL, encoded by the coding sequence ATGGCCGAGATTGATGTGACACTGGCGGAGCTCACGGACTTCTGTGACGAAAGTGTTGCCAAGTTGCGCACAGCGATGACCAACGCTGAGTTGATCGCTGCCAAGGAGGCGATTCACGCGCACACCACGCCACTGGCCTCGATCCAGAGGGCAATGCGCAACATTGCCCCCGAGGATCGTCCACGCATTGGTGCTGCCTTGCATGAGGCACGATCGCAACTCGAGGAGGCGATTGAGGCCAACGAACGCCGGGTCGGAGCGCTTGAACTGACCGCCCGACTCCGGGCTGAACACGATGACATCGCCGCCTACCTGCATCCGGGGCGACTCCACGGCACGGGTGCCCTCCATCTTCTGACCCAGACGCGAATGATGCTCGAGGACCTCTTTATTGGGATGGGTTTTGTCGTCGCTGAGGGCCCCGAGGTGGAGACCGAGTGGCACAACTTTGAGGCGCTCAACATCCCAAAGTTTCACCCGGCACGGGCGAATCAGGATAGCTTCTACCTCAACTACGGTGAAGCTGATTCCACGCTGCTACGTACCCACACCTCCCCGGTGCAGATCCGACTGATGCAAACGAGTCAACTCCCAATCTATGCCATCGTTCCTGGTCGTGTCTATCGGCGCGATACCCCTGATGCCCGTCACACCCCCGCCTTTCACCAGCTTGAGGCCCTCGTGGTTGATCGCGGTATCACCTTTGCGAACCTGAAGGCGACGATCGAGCACTTTACCTCTGCTTACTTTGGCCCTGACATCCAGGCACGCCTGCGACCGGCCTACTTCCCCTTTACCGAACCCTCGGCGGAGTTTGAGATCACCTGCACGCTCTGCAAGGGTGTTGGTTGTCGTACCTGTTCGGGGACGGGTTGGATCGAACTTGGTGGATCCGGGATGGTGCACCCCAACGTCTTTGCTCATGTCGGGATCGATCCCGAGGTCTACAGCGGTTTTGCCTTTGGCTTTGGGATCGACCGGTTGGTGCAGATGAAGGTTGCCCTCGGTGACATGCGGATCCTGCCGGAGAATGATCTACGTGTGCTTGCACAGATGAGAGGAGTGTTGTGA
- the rpmI gene encoding 50S ribosomal protein L35, translated as MPKMKTDKGAKARFKVTGTGKLRRQHAFTSHLLEKKSSRRMRHLHQSVEVSSGDARRVKKLLGR; from the coding sequence ATGCCGAAGATGAAGACTGACAAGGGAGCCAAGGCTCGATTCAAGGTTACGGGCACGGGCAAGTTGCGACGTCAGCATGCGTTTACTTCGCATCTGTTGGAGAAGAAGTCGTCCCGTCGCATGCGTCACCTACATCAGAGCGTTGAGGTGTCGAGTGGTGACGCTCGTCGTGTGAAGAAGTTGTTGGGGCGGTAA
- a CDS encoding sulfite exporter TauE/SafE family protein encodes MSPIDFVVLLALISILAGVLGSLVGLGGGVIVVPVLTLLFHVDIRLAIGASIISVIATSSGAAAAYVRERMTNLRAGMFLEIATTTGAVTGAYLTTVLPARFLFILFGVVLGYSAIAMYRKRKAVSLLSVSNDRIANYFKLHGSYYDDAEKKEITYKVVGTKPGLALMFVAGMVSALLGIGSGALKVPAMDLAMHLPMKVSTATSNFMIGVTAAASAGVYFARGQIDPIIAAPVAAGVLGGSMLGAKVLGRIHSGKVRILFVVVLAVIAIEMFQRGLF; translated from the coding sequence GTGTCACCTATAGATTTCGTAGTACTGTTGGCGTTGATCTCGATCCTGGCCGGTGTGCTTGGCTCGTTGGTCGGTCTGGGCGGAGGAGTGATCGTCGTCCCGGTACTGACGCTGCTCTTTCATGTTGATATCCGCTTGGCCATCGGTGCCTCCATTATTTCAGTGATCGCGACCTCTTCGGGTGCAGCAGCGGCGTATGTCAGAGAACGTATGACGAACCTGAGGGCCGGCATGTTTTTGGAGATTGCCACGACCACAGGTGCGGTGACGGGTGCGTACTTAACCACCGTTCTGCCAGCAAGGTTTCTCTTCATCCTGTTTGGAGTAGTGCTCGGGTACTCGGCGATCGCGATGTATCGGAAGCGCAAAGCGGTCTCACTACTCTCGGTGTCCAACGATAGGATCGCCAACTACTTCAAGCTCCACGGGAGTTACTACGACGATGCGGAGAAGAAGGAGATCACCTACAAGGTGGTTGGCACAAAACCTGGCCTTGCGCTGATGTTTGTCGCGGGAATGGTATCGGCCCTGCTGGGTATCGGTTCGGGTGCCCTGAAGGTTCCGGCGATGGATCTCGCGATGCACCTTCCGATGAAGGTCTCGACGGCGACGTCAAACTTCATGATCGGTGTTACCGCGGCGGCGAGCGCCGGTGTCTACTTCGCTCGCGGTCAGATCGACCCGATTATCGCTGCTCCGGTGGCCGCTGGCGTTCTTGGAGGTTCCATGTTGGGAGCCAAGGTGCTTGGACGCATTCACTCGGGAAAGGTGCGCATCCTCTTCGTGGTGGTGCTTGCCGTCATAGCTATCGAGATGTTCCAAAGGGGGCTGTTCTAA
- a CDS encoding DUF1634 domain-containing protein: MAQREKTPEELERLEEKVRQTEVAISWVLRVGVVLSVIIVTIGLVIIFIHHPGYAKITGGVSYHTVAGKTALFPHTFGGIIKYLKAGKNGEGRGIVVMGLIVLLLTPILRVVTGVVSFIYEDDPPMAIVTAFVLFVLIMSFVLSGA, encoded by the coding sequence ATGGCACAACGTGAAAAGACTCCAGAGGAGCTGGAGAGACTCGAAGAGAAGGTCCGCCAGACCGAGGTCGCGATCAGCTGGGTGTTGCGCGTTGGTGTAGTGCTCTCGGTGATCATCGTGACGATCGGGTTGGTGATCATCTTCATTCACCATCCTGGCTATGCCAAGATCACCGGCGGTGTCTCGTACCATACGGTCGCTGGCAAGACGGCGCTCTTTCCGCATACTTTTGGTGGCATCATCAAGTACCTCAAAGCTGGCAAGAATGGTGAGGGCCGCGGAATCGTCGTCATGGGGCTGATCGTCCTCCTTCTTACCCCGATTTTGCGGGTAGTGACGGGAGTCGTGAGCTTTATCTACGAGGATGACCCACCGATGGCGATCGTGACCGCTTTTGTGCTCTTTGTGCTGATCATGTCGTTTGTGCTCTCGGGGGCATAA
- the pheT gene encoding phenylalanine--tRNA ligase subunit beta has protein sequence MKITLTWLAEFLDLGVLFDLEEAVRVGPGHAGIGRLVDAMNELGMVVEGVEHAPASLDGVVVGEVVSLEPIAGADKIRATLVNDGEGEPKSVVCGAWNFQVGDKVPWARPGVTLPTGMTLTERKMRGVVSLGMLCSPVEVGVSSEAGGLLVLDRATPVGVDFGAHFGISDDVVFDLAIEANRPDANCVLGVARDLAAWLRVDFFEPVAPTSLAIVDDPEPSTDPEASDRLLLATLGGLETATFPLRLSRRLHLGGMRSISPVVDASNYVMLELGQPTHPYDEAQLGGGTIAARFANAGEEIVTLDGSTRSLETSDIVIVDGNDQVVGLAGVMGGLATEVSEATTSVLLEAAHFRASRIARTAKRLNARSEASARFERGTDPAILEMAIVRIAELANLRIEGPLRRRIDVVQPAPPIEVRAARIGAILGHEPAEELNEVLEPGGPLEHIGFTITRVGELYRVTPPSFRPDVTSEIEVIEEVARHFGYQRITSTPLTVATSGGLSERQQRIRRLKQLLAGMGIFEAWSVTLVSPEERERAGGAGEPIELADPLVAQESELRQTVLAGLFRSLRGNIVRRSSPVALFEVGPVMLRWLDSGTNAGEGDAASQSVLPDEKLRLGVLVEGVDNGLAAIAPVLTAVVRFFGVEGVSRVSPLDQELLSWPRLHPGRSSKVLIRDQVVGVVGELHPNQIPEELTHLVGGRYGYLEMDFEALDAAMQPIRTVVVPSIYTASTLDLSFALPRGAAVEPLVALIEEIAGERCADLAIFDRFRPVDDPEHTYIGVRLRLESVDGVIEDDVVQTLIDAIEVQARALGAQLRRG, from the coding sequence GTGAAGATCACCCTGACATGGTTGGCGGAGTTCCTCGATCTCGGTGTGCTCTTCGATCTAGAGGAGGCGGTTCGCGTCGGTCCCGGTCATGCGGGGATAGGACGACTTGTGGATGCGATGAATGAACTCGGCATGGTGGTTGAAGGGGTGGAGCATGCACCCGCGTCCCTTGATGGGGTCGTTGTGGGCGAGGTCGTCTCGCTCGAGCCGATCGCAGGGGCGGACAAGATTCGGGCCACCTTAGTCAACGACGGCGAGGGGGAGCCCAAGTCGGTCGTGTGTGGCGCCTGGAACTTCCAGGTGGGGGATAAGGTTCCGTGGGCTCGCCCGGGGGTGACGCTTCCGACAGGGATGACGTTGACGGAGCGCAAGATGCGTGGAGTGGTCTCGCTTGGCATGCTCTGTTCGCCAGTGGAGGTGGGAGTCTCCTCTGAGGCCGGAGGTCTCTTGGTACTCGATCGGGCGACGCCAGTTGGGGTCGATTTTGGCGCGCACTTTGGTATCAGCGATGACGTGGTCTTTGACCTCGCGATCGAGGCGAACCGGCCTGATGCGAACTGCGTCCTTGGGGTCGCTCGTGATCTGGCGGCATGGCTGCGGGTCGATTTCTTCGAACCAGTCGCGCCAACTTCTCTTGCGATTGTTGACGATCCTGAACCCTCAACGGATCCAGAGGCCTCGGATCGGCTGTTGCTTGCGACACTTGGCGGCCTCGAGACGGCGACCTTCCCATTGCGGTTAAGTCGACGGCTGCACCTGGGCGGCATGCGCTCGATCTCACCCGTGGTGGATGCAAGTAACTATGTGATGCTCGAACTCGGTCAACCGACCCACCCCTACGACGAGGCACAGCTCGGAGGAGGGACCATCGCTGCTCGTTTTGCCAATGCTGGCGAGGAGATCGTCACTCTCGATGGATCCACCCGATCGCTTGAGACCTCCGATATCGTCATCGTCGACGGCAATGACCAGGTGGTCGGTCTCGCTGGTGTGATGGGAGGACTCGCCACGGAGGTGAGCGAGGCCACCACTTCGGTCTTGCTCGAAGCAGCCCACTTTCGCGCGTCTCGGATCGCACGGACCGCAAAGCGGCTGAACGCTCGGAGCGAGGCATCGGCGCGTTTTGAGCGTGGTACCGATCCCGCGATCCTGGAAATGGCGATCGTGCGTATCGCTGAGTTGGCCAATCTTCGGATCGAGGGTCCGCTGCGCCGCCGGATCGATGTCGTTCAACCAGCGCCACCGATCGAGGTCCGTGCCGCTCGCATCGGTGCGATCCTTGGTCATGAGCCCGCCGAGGAGCTCAATGAGGTGCTCGAACCTGGTGGACCATTGGAACACATCGGATTCACGATCACTCGGGTTGGAGAGCTCTATCGGGTGACGCCCCCCAGTTTCCGTCCTGACGTCACCAGCGAGATCGAGGTGATCGAGGAGGTCGCTCGTCACTTTGGTTATCAACGCATCACCTCGACGCCGCTTACGGTCGCCACCAGTGGCGGCCTGAGCGAACGTCAGCAACGTATTCGTCGGCTCAAACAGCTGTTGGCGGGTATGGGGATCTTTGAGGCGTGGTCCGTCACCCTCGTCTCACCCGAGGAGCGAGAACGAGCAGGAGGCGCTGGTGAGCCAATCGAACTGGCCGATCCGCTGGTTGCCCAAGAGTCGGAACTGCGCCAGACGGTGCTGGCTGGTCTCTTTCGCTCACTGCGGGGCAATATCGTCCGGCGCTCGAGTCCGGTCGCGCTTTTTGAGGTAGGTCCGGTCATGCTGCGTTGGCTGGATTCAGGGACAAATGCGGGTGAAGGGGATGCGGCGAGCCAGTCCGTATTACCCGACGAGAAGCTCAGACTTGGGGTGCTCGTCGAAGGAGTAGATAACGGACTTGCGGCGATCGCTCCCGTGCTCACCGCGGTGGTGCGATTCTTCGGGGTCGAGGGAGTGTCTCGGGTATCTCCCTTGGACCAAGAGCTCCTTAGTTGGCCCCGCCTGCATCCCGGTCGGTCTTCGAAGGTCCTCATCAGAGACCAGGTGGTGGGGGTGGTAGGAGAACTCCATCCCAACCAGATCCCCGAGGAACTCACGCACCTGGTAGGCGGGCGGTACGGCTATCTCGAGATGGATTTCGAAGCCCTCGACGCGGCGATGCAGCCAATTCGCACGGTAGTGGTCCCCTCCATCTATACCGCAAGCACGCTTGATCTCTCCTTCGCACTCCCACGCGGGGCTGCGGTCGAGCCGCTCGTCGCGCTGATCGAGGAGATTGCCGGTGAGCGCTGTGCTGATCTGGCGATCTTTGATCGCTTTCGGCCTGTGGATGATCCGGAGCATACCTATATTGGTGTTCGGCTTCGTCTTGAATCAGTTGACGGGGTGATCGAGGACGACGTGGTCCAGACGCTCATCGACGCTATTGAGGTACAGGCAAGGGCCCTCGGAGCGCAGCTTCGCCGCGGGTGA
- a CDS encoding TrmH family RNA methyltransferase, whose amino-acid sequence MVANASHAELAHLRELLRSRTERRASRTYVLEGRRSVDQAIDLGAAIELVFVTAERLENYLQLGDWLRVVPERRLAQISSLTNTDGVIGLAPMETTTLAVLATQECILFPVGLQDPGNLGTLIRSALAFYQRVGLVIGPRTVDPFSPKVVRATTGLISLVAVGEVEDYEQSLIELGDAGVNRLALVPHVEGNLGEVSSSVPLALLVGSEAHGVGDTLLDYCDGVISIPQHAHVESLNAGVAGSIALFQLAQAHGVSIPGGTTVPNTTAPGTDE is encoded by the coding sequence CTGGTCGCTAACGCATCGCACGCCGAACTGGCCCATCTTCGAGAGCTTCTTCGTTCTCGCACCGAGCGCCGAGCCTCGCGTACCTATGTACTCGAGGGTCGGCGCTCGGTCGATCAGGCGATCGATCTCGGGGCAGCGATCGAGTTGGTCTTTGTCACCGCCGAACGATTGGAGAACTACCTCCAGCTGGGGGATTGGCTGCGCGTGGTTCCAGAGCGTCGGCTTGCGCAGATATCGTCGTTGACGAACACCGATGGCGTCATCGGGCTCGCTCCGATGGAGACGACGACTCTTGCGGTGCTCGCCACCCAGGAGTGCATTCTCTTCCCAGTTGGACTCCAAGATCCCGGCAACCTCGGGACGTTGATCCGTTCCGCACTCGCGTTTTACCAGCGGGTGGGCCTCGTGATCGGGCCACGGACGGTGGACCCATTCTCGCCCAAGGTCGTGCGTGCCACCACGGGGCTGATCTCGTTGGTGGCCGTAGGTGAAGTGGAGGACTACGAGCAGAGCCTCATCGAGCTCGGTGACGCTGGTGTGAATCGTCTTGCCTTGGTGCCTCACGTCGAGGGCAACCTTGGGGAGGTATCATCATCGGTGCCACTGGCGTTGTTGGTTGGCTCAGAGGCGCATGGGGTCGGGGACACCCTCCTCGACTACTGCGACGGTGTGATCTCGATCCCTCAGCATGCTCACGTTGAGTCGCTCAACGCTGGCGTCGCTGGATCGATTGCACTCTTTCAATTGGCACAGGCCCATGGAGTGTCGATCCCAGGCGGCACGACTGTGCCTAACACGACTGCACCCGGGACGGACGAGTAG
- a CDS encoding ribbon-helix-helix domain-containing protein, with amino-acid sequence MDDKLLLAVDALVSEGAVATRSEAVQLGLEALVEQHRHQQTGRALVEGYLLQPQTEDELGGLDEATRTLIQEEPW; translated from the coding sequence GTGGATGATAAGCTTCTCCTCGCGGTGGATGCCCTCGTCAGCGAAGGGGCAGTAGCGACCCGCTCTGAAGCGGTCCAACTTGGCCTCGAAGCTCTAGTGGAGCAACATCGACACCAGCAAACGGGTCGTGCCCTCGTCGAGGGCTACCTACTTCAACCACAGACTGAGGATGAACTAGGCGGGCTCGACGAGGCCACCCGCACACTGATCCAAGAGGAACCTTGGTAG
- the infC gene encoding translation initiation factor IF-3 yields MGRSSSIASTPDPDARINDQIRVREVRLVGPDGNQLGIKSIQEALTMSRALDMDLVEVAPMARPPVAKIMDYGKFKFDQAQRTKESKRKASATQIKEMKYRPKIGVGDFDTKTRQVGKFLAEGHKVKVTIMFRGREIFHPELGQEILERVIEGVKEVGKVETFPKLDGRNMLMVLVPEKRPVAKGQSGSSHGTPRSDDHATGAHVNGTGPTDAQSNGVQPSASAAKVAEPTEEVNRSDIAQATADEVSTLEASTTSASTLASDANVVNEVTTP; encoded by the coding sequence ATTGGAAGGAGTAGCTCTATCGCCTCAACACCAGACCCCGATGCACGGATCAACGATCAAATCCGTGTCCGTGAGGTTCGCCTCGTTGGACCTGATGGCAATCAGCTTGGCATTAAGTCAATCCAGGAAGCACTGACGATGTCGCGTGCGCTTGACATGGATCTCGTGGAGGTGGCACCGATGGCGCGGCCTCCGGTCGCCAAGATCATGGACTATGGCAAGTTCAAGTTCGATCAGGCGCAACGCACCAAGGAGTCCAAGCGTAAAGCATCAGCCACGCAGATCAAGGAGATGAAGTACCGTCCCAAGATCGGGGTTGGAGATTTCGACACCAAGACGCGTCAAGTGGGCAAGTTCCTCGCCGAGGGTCATAAGGTCAAGGTGACCATCATGTTCCGAGGTAGGGAAATCTTTCACCCTGAACTCGGCCAGGAGATCCTGGAACGAGTCATTGAAGGGGTCAAGGAAGTTGGAAAGGTCGAGACCTTCCCGAAGCTTGATGGCCGCAACATGCTGATGGTGCTGGTGCCGGAGAAGCGCCCTGTTGCCAAAGGCCAAAGTGGATCCTCGCACGGCACCCCTAGGAGCGATGATCATGCGACTGGCGCTCATGTGAACGGCACCGGGCCAACCGATGCGCAGTCAAATGGCGTCCAGCCCAGTGCGTCTGCGGCGAAGGTTGCTGAGCCTACGGAAGAGGTCAACAGGTCAGACATTGCACAGGCAACCGCTGACGAGGTCTCCACATTAGAGGCGAGTACGACGTCTGCGTCGACACTCGCATCTGATGCGAATGTGGTGAACGAGGTCACCACTCCGTAG